In one Rutidosis leptorrhynchoides isolate AG116_Rl617_1_P2 chromosome 8, CSIRO_AGI_Rlap_v1, whole genome shotgun sequence genomic region, the following are encoded:
- the LOC139863293 gene encoding uncharacterized protein, giving the protein MTVTAARSSILANESPSLEFEVHRELRQGDPLGPLQFLLIMERLHLILKDNVNKDISVRNFSGLKVNVSKSNLYGVGVQVGEVDIFTRCTSCQRGEFPFDYFGLLMGNTVNRVASSKVLIDRF; this is encoded by the exons ATGACTGTAACAGCGGCTAGGAGTTCTATTCTAGCTAATGAAAGCCCGTCCTTGGAATTTGAGGTTCATCGTGAACTAAGGCAAGGAGACCCGCTTGGCCCTCTCCAATTTTTGCTCATTATGGAAAGGTTACATCTTATATTGAAAGATAATGTCAACAAGGACATATCGGTGCGAAA CTTTTCAGGCTTGAAGGTTAACGTTAGTAAATCTAACTTGTATGGAGTCGGAGTACAAGTTGGGGAGGTGGACATTTTCACTCGTTGTACAAGTTGCCAAAGGGGAGAGTTCCCATTTGATTATTTTGGCCTACTGATGGGTAATACCGTGAATCGGGTGGCTAGTTCGAAGGTTCTTATTGATCGTTTCTAG